A genomic stretch from Anaerococcus mediterraneensis includes:
- a CDS encoding tyrosine recombinase XerC yields the protein MDEFIKPLILTDYLNYLKSIKGLSVSTIKEYSYDLENFIIYQIIRKEYFGNKKSFEDKFDYYKINDICDKKFFEDIYIQDFYAYLSFLDNDRNDSATTRSRKISALKSFYKYMYSEVEIIGVNITDKLVNPKISQRQPVYLTLSETEKLLEAVNSEKNKFLRSRDLAIVFTFLTTGMRLSELVSIDLSDVNKDSFKIIGKGNKERTAYLTSNCQALIDNYIVIRDDYLRDLREDALFISTRKKRISNRAVQSTIEKYLRKAGFDTDIYSTHKLRHTAATLMYKYGDVDIRALKDVLGHSSVSTTQIYTHLDDEDLKKAINKNPLSDMEF from the coding sequence ATGGATGAATTTATAAAACCACTAATATTGACAGACTATCTTAATTATTTGAAATCCATAAAAGGTTTGTCCGTATCTACTATTAAAGAATATTCTTATGATTTAGAAAATTTTATTATATATCAAATAATAAGAAAAGAATATTTTGGCAACAAAAAATCTTTTGAGGATAAATTTGATTATTATAAGATAAATGATATTTGTGATAAGAAATTTTTTGAAGATATTTATATTCAAGATTTTTATGCTTATTTATCATTTTTGGATAATGACAGGAATGATTCTGCTACTACTAGGTCTAGAAAAATCTCAGCTTTAAAGTCTTTTTATAAATATATGTATAGCGAAGTTGAAATAATTGGTGTTAATATAACTGATAAGCTAGTAAACCCCAAAATAAGCCAAAGACAACCTGTATATCTTACTTTGTCTGAGACCGAGAAGCTATTAGAAGCTGTTAATTCTGAGAAAAATAAATTTTTAAGATCAAGGGATTTAGCTATTGTTTTTACTTTCTTGACAACTGGTATGAGGCTTTCTGAGCTTGTATCAATTGATTTATCAGATGTTAATAAAGATAGTTTTAAGATTATTGGAAAAGGAAATAAAGAAAGAACTGCTTATCTAACATCAAATTGCCAGGCGTTAATTGATAACTATATAGTAATTAGAGATGATTATTTGAGAGATTTGCGTGAAGATGCTTTATTTATTTCCACAAGAAAGAAAAGAATTTCTAATAGAGCAGTCCAATCAACCATAGAAAAGTATTTGAGAAAGGCTGGTTTTGATACAGATATTTACTCAACGCATAAATTAAGGCATACCGCTGCTACTCTGATGTATAAGTATGGTGACGTTGATATCAGAGCTTTAAAAGATGTTTTAGGACACTCTTCTGTATCAACCACTCAAATTTACACCCATTTAGATG
- the epsC gene encoding serine O-acetyltransferase EpsC, producing MINFRQYKEELIKNALKHDPALKSEEEAILFSAGIKVLLSHYIAHNLYLEGKIYEANEYAFKSRMETGIEIHPGAKIGRRCYIDHGMATVIGETAEIGDDVLIYHSVTLGAVTNEKVKRHPTIGNNVMIGAGAVILGDIRIGNNCKIGANSVVLEDVPDNSTVVGSPAKIIMHKK from the coding sequence ATGATCAATTTTAGACAATACAAAGAAGAGTTAATTAAAAATGCTTTAAAACATGATCCAGCGTTAAAAAGTGAAGAGGAAGCCATCCTATTTTCTGCTGGAATAAAAGTCTTGCTATCACATTATATTGCCCATAATTTATATTTAGAGGGCAAAATTTATGAAGCGAACGAGTATGCATTTAAATCTAGAATGGAAACTGGTATAGAAATTCACCCAGGTGCAAAAATTGGTCGTAGATGTTATATAGACCATGGGATGGCTACCGTTATTGGTGAAACAGCAGAAATAGGTGATGACGTACTTATTTATCATTCGGTAACTCTTGGAGCAGTTACTAATGAAAAAGTAAAAAGACATCCAACTATTGGAAACAATGTTATGATTGGTGCGGGAGCTGTTATTTTAGGAGATATTAGGATAGGAAATAATTGTAAAATAGGAGCAAATTCTGTTGTTTTAGAAGATGTGCCTGATAACTCAACAGTAGTAGGATCTCCTGCAAAAATTATTATGCATAAAAAGTAG
- the cysK gene encoding cysteine synthase A — protein sequence MIIKNKPTELIGNTPLIKLNSLKKDGRADIYAKVEKNNIAGSIKDRIALYMIEEAEKSGKLKPGGTIVEPTSGNTGVALAALAAAKGYKLILTMPASMSIERAKLAMAYGAKVIRTTEGALQGAVDEAKRLADENGYFLPDQFSNPANIKAHYETTGPEILEAIKPDAFIAGVGTGGTVSGVGKRLKEANKDTLVYAIEPKESPLLSGGKPSGHKIQGIGGNFIPKNLNFDIVDGIVDVAGDDAIKMSRQLAKNEGLAVGISSGANVAGAIEIADKLGEGKVVVTVLPDTGERYLSTELYENDQF from the coding sequence ATGATTATTAAAAATAAACCAACTGAATTAATTGGAAATACACCTTTGATAAAATTAAATTCACTTAAGAAAGATGGTAGAGCTGATATTTACGCTAAGGTTGAAAAGAACAATATAGCTGGCTCTATTAAAGATAGAATAGCCTTATATATGATAGAAGAAGCGGAAAAATCCGGAAAACTAAAACCAGGTGGAACAATAGTAGAACCAACAAGTGGGAATACAGGGGTTGCATTAGCTGCTCTAGCTGCTGCAAAAGGTTATAAGTTAATTTTAACAATGCCTGCTTCAATGAGTATAGAAAGAGCAAAACTCGCTATGGCATATGGAGCAAAAGTTATTAGAACTACTGAAGGAGCACTTCAAGGAGCGGTAGACGAAGCAAAACGATTAGCTGATGAAAATGGATACTTCTTACCAGACCAGTTTTCTAATCCGGCAAACATTAAAGCTCATTACGAAACTACAGGCCCAGAAATATTAGAAGCTATAAAACCAGATGCTTTTATAGCTGGAGTAGGAACAGGCGGAACTGTTTCTGGCGTCGGTAAAAGACTGAAAGAAGCTAACAAGGACACACTTGTTTATGCAATAGAACCAAAAGAAAGTCCTTTACTATCTGGTGGAAAGCCTAGTGGGCATAAAATTCAAGGAATAGGTGGTAATTTTATACCAAAAAATCTTAACTTTGATATAGTAGATGGTATTGTTGATGTAGCTGGTGATGATGCTATAAAAATGTCAAGGCAATTAGCTAAAAATGAGGGCCTAGCTGTTGGAATATCATCTGGAGCGAATGTTGCGGGAGCTATTGAAATAGCAGATAAACTAGGAGAAGGAAAAGTTGTGGTAACTGTCCTACCAGATACTGGGGAAAGATACCTATCAACCGAATTATACGAAAATGATCAATTTTAG
- the tsf gene encoding translation elongation factor Ts — translation MAISAKLVKELRERTAAGMMDCKKALEETGGDIDKAQKLLKEKGQATLDKKSGRIAAEGTIGSYIHNDKIGVIVEINTETDFSANTDRVKTFAKDLAMHIAASNPKYITEEDADEADVAEQKEILINQAMNEANENMPEDKKKMIAEKKVEGRLKKWFSEVCLMDQAFIKNPDQTIEQLLRDTANEVGENIKIRRFARFEVGEGLEKKEEDFAAEVASQMNA, via the coding sequence ATGGCAATAAGTGCAAAATTAGTTAAGGAATTAAGAGAAAGAACAGCAGCTGGAATGATGGATTGCAAAAAAGCCCTAGAAGAAACAGGTGGGGACATAGATAAGGCCCAAAAACTTCTAAAAGAAAAGGGCCAAGCAACTCTTGATAAAAAATCAGGCAGAATTGCTGCTGAAGGTACCATTGGTTCATATATCCACAATGACAAGATCGGTGTTATTGTTGAAATCAATACAGAAACTGACTTCTCAGCTAATACTGATAGAGTAAAGACATTTGCTAAAGATTTGGCAATGCATATTGCTGCAAGTAATCCTAAATATATAACAGAAGAAGATGCTGACGAAGCAGATGTTGCAGAACAAAAAGAAATACTAATAAATCAAGCTATGAACGAGGCAAATGAAAATATGCCAGAAGATAAGAAAAAAATGATAGCTGAGAAAAAAGTAGAGGGAAGACTTAAAAAATGGTTCTCAGAAGTTTGTCTAATGGACCAAGCATTTATTAAGAACCCTGATCAAACAATAGAGCAACTTCTAAGAGATACAGCAAATGAAGTTGGTGAAAACATTAAAATCAGAAGGTTTGCTAGATTTGAAGTTGGTGAAGGTCTAGAGAAAAAAGAAGAAGATTTTGCTGCAGAAGTTGCAAGTCAAATGAATGCGTAA
- the rny gene encoding ribonuclease Y: MNPIVVLIIIVAFVLLAFYFGYLYRKKVGESIIGGAENFSRKLMDDANKQAEALRRETLIDAKDEIARIKSENEEMLNQVKNDLNKREERLIKKEESLDNRSLLIDKKSDQISSDQKKLKQKEERIDKLIEQQELELQNIAGLTNNEAKEIILARVKSETIHESARMIKEAEERVKAESKKIATEILATTIQRFAPEQVAENTVSVISLPNDEMKGRIIGREGRNIRAFEQASGVDLIIDDTPEAVVISCFEPVRREIAKVALEKLIQDGRINPSRIEEMLTKASDEVEARIIEDGEAAAEKVGIINLHPQLIRLVGKMKFRTSYGQNILKHSVEVALLAGMLAEEIGADSQIAKRGGLLHDLGKAIDQEQVGTHIALGVEAASKYGENKYVINAIESHHGDVEPNCVESILVQTADAISAARPGARRESLESYIKRLENLERIANSFEGVEKSFALQAGRELRILVKPEKISDDEMVVIAREIAQKIENELEYPGEIKVNLLRESKAIDFAK, encoded by the coding sequence ATTAATCCAATAGTTGTTCTCATCATAATTGTCGCCTTCGTATTGTTAGCTTTTTATTTTGGCTATCTTTATCGCAAGAAAGTTGGAGAATCTATTATAGGTGGGGCTGAAAACTTCAGTCGTAAGCTTATGGATGATGCCAATAAACAGGCAGAAGCGTTGAGAAGAGAAACTCTGATTGATGCTAAAGATGAAATTGCAAGAATTAAGTCTGAGAATGAAGAAATGCTAAATCAAGTGAAAAATGATCTTAATAAAAGAGAAGAGCGCTTGATAAAAAAAGAAGAAAGTTTAGACAATCGATCTTTATTGATTGACAAAAAATCTGATCAGATCTCTAGCGATCAGAAAAAATTGAAACAAAAAGAAGAAAGAATTGACAAGTTAATAGAACAACAAGAGTTGGAACTACAAAATATCGCTGGACTTACTAATAATGAAGCTAAGGAAATAATCCTAGCTAGGGTAAAATCTGAAACTATCCATGAATCTGCTAGGATGATTAAAGAAGCTGAAGAAAGAGTAAAAGCTGAGAGCAAAAAAATAGCGACAGAGATATTAGCTACTACAATTCAAAGATTTGCTCCGGAGCAAGTTGCTGAAAATACGGTATCTGTTATATCCTTACCTAATGATGAAATGAAAGGTAGGATAATAGGACGTGAAGGTAGAAATATTAGAGCTTTTGAACAAGCCTCCGGAGTCGATCTAATTATTGATGATACTCCAGAAGCTGTTGTTATATCCTGTTTCGAGCCAGTAAGGCGTGAAATAGCCAAAGTTGCGCTAGAAAAACTCATACAAGATGGAAGAATAAATCCATCTAGGATTGAAGAAATGCTGACTAAGGCTAGTGATGAAGTTGAAGCGAGGATTATTGAAGACGGCGAGGCTGCTGCAGAAAAGGTTGGAATAATCAATCTCCACCCACAATTGATAAGACTAGTTGGTAAGATGAAATTTAGAACATCTTATGGTCAAAATATATTGAAACATTCTGTAGAAGTTGCTCTTTTAGCTGGTATGTTAGCAGAAGAAATTGGCGCTGATAGTCAAATTGCAAAAAGAGGCGGATTGCTACATGATCTTGGTAAAGCTATAGACCAAGAGCAAGTTGGTACTCATATAGCCCTAGGTGTAGAAGCAGCAAGTAAATATGGTGAAAATAAATATGTAATCAATGCTATTGAATCTCACCATGGTGATGTTGAGCCTAACTGTGTGGAATCTATATTGGTTCAAACAGCTGATGCTATATCTGCTGCAAGACCGGGAGCAAGACGTGAAAGCCTAGAAAGCTATATCAAGAGACTAGAAAACTTAGAAAGAATTGCGAATTCTTTTGAGGGTGTCGAAAAATCATTTGCTCTACAAGCTGGTAGAGAACTTAGGATCTTAGTTAAACCTGAAAAGATATCTGATGATGAAATGGTTGTAATTGCTAGAGAAATTGCACAAAAAATTGAAAATGAATTAGAATATCCAGGTGAGATTAAAGTTAATTTATTAAGAGAGTCCAAGGCGATAGATTTTGCCAAATGA